AATGACACCGCGTGGTATACATGGTAAGCAGCTGCCCAGTCACTGAAACAGGAGGAGCAAGACTTGTGCTAGCCACAATGGATTGGGATAGAGTTTCATTCAAAAGGATTTCGTACTTTTCAGTGTTATGGAGAACTCTGAGAATGACTGTACCAACGTTATGAGGTCACTGGGGTCTTGAATTTCGTCCACGGTCACAAAAACATCCTGAAATAGCAGTGCTCTGGAGCAACTTCTGACTGGGCCTTCATGTGTATTCATGGGATGTGGTACGAACAATCACCTTATCTCAAATGTACCACCTCAAATCCTTAGGCCACAACGTTTTGTAACCCTAGATATCACAGTATGGAGCACAATGGCATTTTATCTGCAGTAATAGGATCAGGCCGAAGCtgtaacggtgtgtgtgtgtgtgtgctggcccACACTGCTTCTTGAGGGGTTAAATACGCCTGAAGCGCCGGAAAATCCCAGATGTGACGTTTCGGGGGAAAACTATTAAGTGCTGACTACATTAATTACACAGCGGATATTTAGCTAAGGCCCAAGGATACGACTAACAACTCAACTGGGTTGAGTCTGAAAACAAACAAGTCCTCTCAGCCCAAGTGTAACTATTTGAAAAACTTTACACTGTTGAAGTGGACAACCTAAAGAAACTGGAATAATTGAACTGAAATTAAACATCGGTCGCTTCAGAGTATTTATATGGGCTTAATACAAGTAGTTAACTGGCTGGTTGCCACATAAAGCCATTCGTTTACACTCTCGGCATGGAAGAACAGGTTATTTCGCTACAGTGGATCAATAGTGGAATCTGGAAAAATCATTTAGCCAGGTACAAATTTCGTTGTCATGGTTCCATACGGAGAACTCTGAAACCCTTAAAGCgacaaagctttttttttttacagtaaactaCTGTTACTATAGTGTGGCTACACCATGAACTGGAATGTTGGCCCAGTAAGGTGGGCATGGCCTGTGTAGTAGTACTCTTACCCCCAAAGACGGCCGTTAAAGGGTCAAGGGGGCAAATCTGGACtagaaaacacagaaacaaatgAACTTTAAAGAATtttctgtacagtgtgtgtgtgtgtgtgtgattcattTACACCAAAAGCATGTGTTAAACAACACACTTTTAACACATGTCGTGTCATATCAGAAGGTCTTAGCACTTTCAGGTTTTAAGGTAACAATGTGTCACAGATGTGTGTCTTTTAGCCCATCTCCTTTTGCGAGTGCACTTGAGTGAGAAGCTGGAAGTGTGAGTCAAGATCCAGCCCACGTTTTACAGGTCCGATTGGCCTTATCTCCTGTAATTATGAGCAAAGATCTGCTGTGCTgaggatttattattatttattagatttattagtGAAGGCTGTGGCaggttgtatatatatatatatatatatatatatatatatatatatatatgtatgtatatggaGTCTCAGAGCAGCACTTgctgcatgcacacacagggTTTGAAAACTCTGAGCCCTGCAAGGTCTGAGGGAAAAAGGGAGGGAGAAAAACTTGAttcacgagagagagagagagagagagagagagagagagagagagagagagagagagagagagagagagaaagagagagagggagagagagagagagagagggcagaaaGTAACGCCCTAAAAGTACCGACGCTCTCTCCTAGCTCCTCCTGCGCGCTTTTATAAGGGACTGGTTCGGAGCGCAAGCAGGGTAGAGGGGGTTCTCTGTGAGggcacaaaaaaaggaaaagggaaaaaaaaggaaaaagttcaCACAAGAACCCGTTTTGTACAGCATCGCCACAACGTAGTACTTTCGCGCCTTTTCGCTGTTATTTTCCTCCGTTCGAAGATGACCACGGCTGTGGTGCCGCCTCTTTTCGACTTCAGCGAagtcatcaacaacaacaacaaggtaCGGAAAAGTTTTGCTGTCGTTGGTAGTGAACGTTAGCACAGTTAGCTGTAACGTGCTGCTGAGGAATGCAGCTTAGGAATCACGGGCTGTTTTGGCGCCCACGCTGACTCGACCTGGGAACTTTTTTAGTGGTTAGAGTCCATTAGCATCCATTTTTAGTCCATTGCGTGCTGCTAACAGGTAGTTTAATCggcgctggctggctggctggctggagcacagcacagcacagcagagCAGCTGCAGACCGAGATTTGTTGGGCCCAGCAGCTCAGCGCCGCTCGCGCAGGCGAGGACCTCTCGCGCTCTCCGGGCTCGTGAAGTTCACGTGTTCGCTCGCGACATTTTATCGACCGTTAAAAAAGTTCTCTGTAGGCACTAAACCGACCGGCTAatgctagccagccagctagaTAACTAACCAACCCACCAACCCTGCTCAAACCAAAGCCCTCATGAAGACTTGTCGCGGGCTGATTACTTACAGGAGACATTTGTTGTCGTTGTTGGACAGCATTTCCATTCTTCGAAGTGGTTAAATGACGGAAACGACTGAgaaaatgttagctagctagctaagtttgAGGACGTTAAAGCTTTAGCACGTAGAAGTGTCTGAAACACGTCTAGAAAATGGGGTTTCTGCTCTTAAAAATCATTCAGGGTTTCTGGTTAGGTTCCTAACTgacgttagctagttagctagctagctatctggCTAGCTCCTCAGCTTAATGTCTCCCAGGTTGTTGGGTAAGTAGAGTAAGTGTCAGTAGGCAGCTAGCTGTAGTTAATTCCGCCTCAATACCGAGACAGACCGCTCTGTGCACCTCGAAACTCATTAATGCGAAGCTGTTATAAGAGCCACTGTAGTGGTTTTGCACGTCTGTTGAAAAGTGGACTGTTGGCTGGGCAGCAGCCGTTGTTCGTAATGCCTGGATTATTCCTTATTAGCCTGTGTTTTCCCTTAAGCCGAAGTTTattaacctttttttcttgtgaCCGAATGGGCAGCTAAAGTAAGCAGGACGTTGTTCTGTGAATTGGACATGGCTATGATAAAGAAGTTAAAGACAGTCATCTCCGACTTTCAACACACTTCCAAAATCTTCGATTCATTTCATCGGGATCGATGTGTCAGTATCGGTGTCCCACCACAGCAGCCTGTTGCGCTCATTCATCCTCCTGCCTTCACTCACTCAGGCAGCCCTGCATTCTTCTGGTGGGCAACTTGCCAAACCAGCTGTTCTATAGACCTGCGTTTCCTCCTCGACTTGAGAAGAAAAAACCCAGGCGAAAGTTGTATGCAGGAAAGATGAATATCTGTGAGCctgatttttgtgttgtttatgcCTTGTCTAAGCCTTCCACACAAGACGGTGTTAAAATTTGCATGTGGCATTGGTTCAACCGAGGTAAACAGTGCTCTCATCATCCTTTCTATGTTTCTCTTTGCTTTTCAGAACAAAATGctgaattataataataacatactCAGCGTTCCACACACCATGTCTATGCCCTGCACTGGAGCAAATCTGCCTATCTCAAGCCCCACTGGGAGCCTGCTGGACAGGAAGGCCGTGGGGACGCCTTCCGTTGGCGGGGTTTACCAACGACGGCACTCGGTCACTTTGCCCAGCAGCAAGCTCAACCAGAACCAGTTCCTTAACAGCGGCAAGGCAGACCCAGCCCTGCTGGGCACAGGGATGGGTAGCAACGGCAGCAACAAAGAAAACCGACTCCGAGATCGCTCCTTCTCTGAGACAGGGGACCGCCTGCTGCAGAAATGTACAGGCCCCGGAGGCCCCGGTGGCAGCCAGGTCAACTCCAGCCGCTACAAAACGGAGTTGTGCAGGCCCTTTGAGGAGAACGGCGCTTGCAAATATGGTGACAAGTGCCAGTTTGCCCATGGCATCCACGAGCTGCGAAGCCTTAGCCGTCACCCCAAGTACAAGACGGAGCTCTGCCGAACCTTCCACACCATTGGCTTCTGCCCCTACGGCCCCCGCTGCCACTTCATCCATAATGCTGAAGAACGTCGTGGGCCTCCTCCTACCCCGTCTCCACTCTCCTCCTCCAACAAGTTGGAGAGACCACGTTTGCAGCACAGCTACAGTTTTGCTGGGTTCCCCAGCTCTGGAGGCCTGAGAGACAGCCCCACCTCTGTCACACCTCCCCCCATGTTCTCCCCGGATGAGCTGCCCGAGTGGCCCAGCAGCAATCCCTTCACGTACTCCAGCCAGGAGCTGGCTAATCTCTTCGGCCCAAGCTTGGGAAGCGGCCCCTCATCTGGTGCGGATCCCACTGCCCAGGCGCCACCCTCTCCACCTACAACTCCTTACTACTTCAGGCCCATGTCGGAGTCTCCTCACCTCTTTGAGTCTCCGTCCAGCCAgccagactccctctctgaccaGGAGGGTTACCAGAGCAGCTCGGGTGGCAGCCTGAGTGGCTCCGAATCGCCCGTCCTCGACACCACACGCCGACTGC
The Salminus brasiliensis chromosome 10, fSalBra1.hap2, whole genome shotgun sequence genome window above contains:
- the zfp36l1a gene encoding mRNA decay activator protein ZFP36L1a, whose product is MTTAVVPPLFDFSEVINNNNKNKMLNYNNNILSVPHTMSMPCTGANLPISSPTGSLLDRKAVGTPSVGGVYQRRHSVTLPSSKLNQNQFLNSGKADPALLGTGMGSNGSNKENRLRDRSFSETGDRLLQKCTGPGGPGGSQVNSSRYKTELCRPFEENGACKYGDKCQFAHGIHELRSLSRHPKYKTELCRTFHTIGFCPYGPRCHFIHNAEERRGPPPTPSPLSSSNKLERPRLQHSYSFAGFPSSGGLRDSPTSVTPPPMFSPDELPEWPSSNPFTYSSQELANLFGPSLGSGPSSGADPTAQAPPSPPTTPYYFRPMSESPHLFESPSSQPDSLSDQEGYQSSSGGSLSGSESPVLDTTRRLPIFSRLSISDD